The following DNA comes from Flammeovirgaceae bacterium.
ATTTGCCCAATAGTATTGTTCACCTTGTGCGCCCCGGTGTGGCACAGGTCTTCCCTTTTGAGGTAAACCTTTGCGTTGTATTTTTCCGACAACCGGGAAGCAAAATACAGGGGCGTGGGCCTGCCCACAAACGTCCTGAGCAAATGGTCGAACTCCTTTTTAAAGGGCCCGCTTTCCATAACGGACAGGTAGGAAGCCCTGAGCGCCTCCACATTCGGGTACAACATTTCCGGGACAAACGCCCCGCCAAACCGGCCGTAGTAGCCCCGTTCATCCACCATCATATACTGTCGTTAAAATTTGAAATCAATTCATTGAGTTTTGCCATGTCCTTGGTGCCTGGCGAGTTTTCAATGCCACTGTTCACATCAATGGCAAACAGCAGGTTGTGGCGCAACCCCCGTACGCGGCCAATATTCCCGGGGCTGATGCCCCCGCTCAAAAAGAAGGGGACATTGCCCTTGTACTTTTCCAGCAAGGCCCAATCGAACGGCACACCGTTGCCGCCCCGCCCCGCACCCCTGGTGTCGAACAAGACGTAGTCCACATTTTCCTGGTAGGGATTTACTTGTTCAAAATCAAAACCATCGTCAACGGAAAAGGCCTTGATTACTTTAATGCCCTCTTCCTTTAATGCCCGGCAGCATCCAGGGCTTTCGTCCCCATGCAGTTGCGCATAGTCCAGCCGGTGCCGCAACACCACATCCACAATGTGTTGGGCGGTGGCGTTCACAAACACCCCCACCTTTTGAATAGGGTTGGGGAATGCATCGGGGAGGCGGAAACGCGGCCCCACATACCGGGGCGATTGGCCATAAAAGACAAACCCCATTAAATCAGGGCCGGCCGCTGCCACCTGAAGGATGTTTTCCCCTTCGCGCATCCCGCATATTTTAAGTTTAATGTCCCTCATGTGCCCTTGTTTTTTCCAAGCGTGCCAATTCCCTAATAAACTCCATGGCGGCCATTTCCGGCCGGGAGGACTGCATGAACAATTCCCCAATAAGGAACCCATCAAACCCCAGGGCGCGCAGGGCTGCCGCCACCGCAGGGGAGCCAATCCCGCTTTCCGACACCTTCACCCATTCGCTGGGGATCCCATGAATCAACTTTTGGCTCAATTCCGTGCTTACCTCAAATGTTTTCAGGTTCCTGTTGTTCACGCCCACCACATCGGGCATGGCCCCCAGGTTGTCCTTTAACTCTTCCCCGTCATGCACTTCCAACAGCACCTCCATCTGTAGGGAATGGGCAAAGGCACACAGGCTTTTTAATTTCCCTGGAGGCAGGATGGCCGCAATCAACAGCACCGCGTCTGCCCCCATTGACTTGGCCTCTATGACCTGGTATTCGTCAATCACAAAATCCTTTCGCAGGATGGGGCAAAAGTTGAACTTGCGCGCAGTGGTAAGGTCTTCGCTGGACCCCCCAAAAAAAGACTTGTCGGTAAGCACCGACAGGGCCGAAGCGCCCGCCTGCATGTACCCAATGGAGGTCCTTTCCACGGATACATAGGGATTGATGTCGCCTTTGGACGGGGACTTGCGTTTAATCTCCGCGATCACCCCGGACTTTCCCTTGTGTTTAATGTATTGCTTCAAAGAAACCGAAGGGGTGCCAAAATAGATGCCCTGTTCCAGCAATTTCACCGGGTACAAGCTTTTCCGCTCCGCCACCTCCTGTTGTTTGTGCTTTACAATTTCGGCCAGTATATCCCTCATTTGCCCATCAGTTTATTAAAGGTTTGCAAGGCGGCCCCCGAGGAAAGCGCGGCCTCCGCCCTTTTGACCGCATGCGTTATCCCTTCCTTTTTATTTCCACAATACAGCGCCATCCCCGCGTTGGCCGCCACTACTGCATTTTGCGCTTCCGTTCCCTTGCCCTCCAATACCTTCATGAATATTGCGGCCGCTTCCCCCACCGTCTCCCCACCTTCAATATCCCCCGGCCTGATGCACGGC
Coding sequences within:
- a CDS encoding phosphoribosylanthranilate isomerase; the encoded protein is MRDIKLKICGMREGENILQVAAAGPDLMGFVFYGQSPRYVGPRFRLPDAFPNPIQKVGVFVNATAQHIVDVVLRHRLDYAQLHGDESPGCCRALKEEGIKVIKAFSVDDGFDFEQVNPYQENVDYVLFDTRGAGRGGNGVPFDWALLEKYKGNVPFFLSGGISPGNIGRVRGLRHNLLFAIDVNSGIENSPGTKDMAKLNELISNFNDSI
- the trpC gene encoding indole-3-glycerol phosphate synthase TrpC, translated to MRDILAEIVKHKQQEVAERKSLYPVKLLEQGIYFGTPSVSLKQYIKHKGKSGVIAEIKRKSPSKGDINPYVSVERTSIGYMQAGASALSVLTDKSFFGGSSEDLTTARKFNFCPILRKDFVIDEYQVIEAKSMGADAVLLIAAILPPGKLKSLCAFAHSLQMEVLLEVHDGEELKDNLGAMPDVVGVNNRNLKTFEVSTELSQKLIHGIPSEWVKVSESGIGSPAVAAALRALGFDGFLIGELFMQSSRPEMAAMEFIRELARLEKTRAHEGH